The DNA sequence CGACTAATCATGGTTGAGCTTGCAACTTGAACCGTTTTTTGACGAATTGCTTGTCTATTCACGATGGTAAACCCTTTCCTTCCTGAAAATTTTCTAATCGCGAGCTTGTAATTTCGATGATCGTATCCATTTTTGATAAAATAGCGTGATCGTGTGTACTTAAGATGAGTCCCAATTGAAAATCTTTTTGATAGGCGAACAATAAATTAATAATTTCCCCGCCCGTTTTTGCATCAAGTGCGCTTGTTGGCTCGTCTGCAAGAAGGAAATCAGGTTCCGTAATTAAGGCGCGTGCCAGCGCAACTCTTTGCTGCTGCCCTCCTGAAAGTACCTGAGGAAATGAATGCGCATATTCTTGCAAACCCATCAGCTCCAGCAAATGTGCAGCTTTTTTTGTAGCCTCGGTTTGAGAATAGCCTGCAATCATAGATTTAATGGCAATATTTTCTAAGGCTGACAGTTCATAAATCAAATGGGGAGATTGAAAAACAATCCCAATATTTTTTTGTCGTCCAACGTCACCAAACGAAGCGGGCATCTGCGATCCATTATCAAATTCGTAGCTAATATAACCGGCTGTTGCTTGTTCAAGGCCTGCTGCAAGATGCATAAACGTAGATTTGCCGGCGCCCGATTGGCCGACAACACCATAACGCCTATTTTTTTCAAAACGAGCAGTTATCGGATTGAGCGTGAACGGGTTCAGTCCCGAAAACGATTTACTAACGGCTTGAAAAATAAGGGTTTTTAGACGCATGTTGCTACAATCATTCTATTGAGAAACACCCGCTTGTTTAAATGCCCTTGGGCAACTCTCACGCAATTATTGTTTTCAATTGTGTTCATACTCTACAATGAAGATAAAAGGGATACGGACAACACCAATATTACAAGCGGTATTTGCGCTGATGAGTATACGGTGTTTTAGGTAAAATACAAATAAGGGGGAGTGAGTGTAATGAAAACATTGTCATCTAAAAATATTAAAGAAACCATTCCTGATATACTCCCAGTCATCCCCACAATGGACGTCGTCGTTTTTCCGCACATGATCGTTCCATTGTTGGTGCTTGATGAACGGATTATTAAAGGTGTACAAGAAGCTGTTGAAGGTTCAAAGCTTGTTATGCTTTTAGCTTCAAAAAAACAAATTGATAACCATGAAACTGCGATAGGGACGCAAGATCTTTTCTCGATTGGTACCGTCGCTTCTATTATGCGATTGGTCAAAATCCCTGAAGGCGGTATAAAAGTTTTAGTTCAAGGTTTACACAAAGCAACCGCGAGCGAAATAATAACCGATAATTCGATTTTATCGGCACGCGTTCAAGTTTTAAATCATGAAGATATGCCTGAAAGCGCAGAGGTTGTCGCGCAAATTAAAAATATCAAAGAGTTAACCGAGCGTATGGACGCTGCAGGCCAAACGTTTAGCCCAGATTTTCATACCATTCTTTCGAAAATGCAAGATCCGCAAAAAATTGCCGATTTTATTCTTTCTCATTTAAGTTTATCGGTCGTCGACGCTCAAGGCCTTCTTGAAAAACCG is a window from the Candidatus Babeliales bacterium genome containing:
- a CDS encoding ATP-binding cassette domain-containing protein, with protein sequence MRLKTLIFQAVSKSFSGLNPFTLNPITARFEKNRRYGVVGQSGAGKSTFMHLAAGLEQATAGYISYEFDNGSQMPASFGDVGRQKNIGIVFQSPHLIYELSALENIAIKSMIAGYSQTEATKKAAHLLELMGLQEYAHSFPQVLSGGQQQRVALARALITEPDFLLADEPTSALDAKTGGEIINLLFAYQKDFQLGLILSTHDHAILSKMDTIIEITSSRLENFQEGKGLPS